CTTGCACACGTGAATAAAATGGATTCGTTTGTTTGAACAGAATAGATTGAATtgctttttggctttttttttttttttttactgtgtatcTGAACCCTCTGCGTCTCTCGCTCTcttgcagcctgcagcaggagAACAAGGAGCTGAGGGCCACGGTGGCTGCTCTGGAGATCTGCCTGAGAAACGCTGAGCGCAGCCGGGACGAGGCCCAGAGACGCAACATGGAGCTGCAAAAAGACATTCAGCAGTTCCTCACCACACAGCCACAATCCCCCACCTAACAGTCATTTCAGACTCACTAGTATATGGATATATGACTTTGTTAGCCTCAACAGAGATAATTTCACATGAACCGGCTATGGTAAATGCTGTCGTCCTGTAGTGGAACACTGGATTGTTTCCATTTGAGCCCGGTTTGGTCCTCAACATAAATTATTGGCTCATTTGTGCCTGTGAGGAAGGTCTGTTAAGAAGAGATCTAAATGGGCTTTAATTTCACTATTCACATTAAAGACTTTAAGCACAACAGAAGTTTGTTTCTCCCAGCAGCAGGAGTCATGTCACTGTATGTGAACTTCCTTGATCTGTTGAGCTGTTGTACTGGATGTGCAGGAAAAAGACCCTTTAATCAGAGGTCAACTGGACTGAATATTGTTGACGGTGGCCAGTATGAAATGTGTCATCTATGGAGTAAATAGTTTCATTTCAGTAGTAAATtaataaagcaggaaaaaagtttttttgttgATACATGAAATAATCTTACACCACATGCTGTATTTATCGTACCAACACATATATAAATACCTTTAGTATTTATACATCATTGCTGTAAAGCAGCGCTGACTGTCTTTCAGGTACAAATGAAGTGATTTTTCCCGAGGAAAAAGTATCATGAGGCATTATCCTGTCAGGGACGTGAATAAAATGATACAGGACCGGAAGCAGTGGACATGGATGGTACAAATTGCTGGCAGGCTTGACCtgatgcatatatatatatatatatatatatatatatatatatatatatatatatatatagtacattAGTCTGGCCCAGCTGACTAACTGAACAACATTGACATCTAGAGAGCCATGCTGCCAGCTCAGATATCACTATTATTCAATTCATCACATCTGCGAAGGCAGTTTGttgaattaaagctgcactgatcaatatTCTTATAATAAGGCTATAATAAGGCTCAAATGACTGTAATGTGAACTACCACCCAGCACCcagcagctcccctcagctctgatcagtttttttttttgttatacaACCTGcaactttattgttttggtttgctcTTAATAACCTTGTTTTCCTGGCACAGCAGACagctcaaaaaaagaaaaaaaaaatctgtgctaCCTTCccaccaaacagcaggctgGCAAAAATAGCCTCTAGCTGGTGAACCGAGTGGACCATTTAGCTGCTATAGCCAGATGTTTCCTTTCTGGGTGACCAATtcagagagtgaatattggataCAAACTTGTTGGCTGGCCGGAGACACGagtccaaatgaatgctaacgttgctccatgtctgcaaGATGTGTAATGAGAAATTGTTTGCTGACACATTTGTCACAATGATTTTCTACGGTGGTAAAATGTCAGTCTTCCACTGCAATCATTTTAATGCATCTTGGAATATACCCAGTTTTGTATAACACTGGTTTCCTAAAAGATCCTCTGGAATGATtttgaacaaatgaaacactgtgaCACGAGTAAAAATCATAAAATTCGGATGTTGACTATAACCCAAAACATTGTCTGCTGGAAGGATCAGTCTAAAAATAGCAAATCTGGCCTTCATAAATCCACATTTGTTACACACCGAGGTCCATAATATGGACCATATGGATGGGGctgactgtgaatgtgtgtgtgtgcaaaaggACATTGCCATTATCAAGCCTTCTAAGGGCCATCAGGAAGATGTGATGGTCTGTTGCGGCAGCAGTTTAACAGTGCGAGAGATAACAGCATGTCTGTCAACTGTCAGCCTGGCAGATGAGGCAGGAAAAGCTCATTCTTTCCCATCTCTGTGACGCACCGCAATCAGGAGTGTATCTGCAGGTCACACAAAGAAGCTCAGGAATGACAGCAGTGTAGTGGAACGAGGGTTCAGGTGATGAACGGAAAAGTTATTTGAATCGTCGAGGAGCCAGCATGAGTCATTATTACGCCCGTGAGAAAATGCCAGTCTGCTTCATCGTGACCACCATATCCATAGATTCAGTAATGACTTGATGTCTGATGGCGCAAGTCTTTCTTAATGAGTCACCCAGTTTTCAGACCCATCTCATTTGACTTGTTGCTGTATCTCTGCCTGAGAGGAATGTCCAAAAAAACTTGGCGAATGTGCCTCATCTATTGTTGCGTTGTACATCGCTGCTCTTGCATTTTTTAAGGAGCCTCTTGTGCCCAGATAACCCATTTCAGGCATAGTGTCAACTTATCAGAAGAGGAAGTACACACAGAACATTTCAGTGAGCACAACGGGGGAGTTACTTAGTTAAATGAACATGAAGCATTATTTCATTGTCCTCGTGAGCAGCGTGAAATGTTCTCGAGAGTCAGCTCAGTATCTTTCATCCTCGACCTCACACCTCATtgcatttcaatttcatttggACATTGGGATTGTCTAATAGATATATCCCGTTACATTCAACGGTATCAACAGACCCTTGGTGTATTTTATCTAAAAGAAATGGTCAATGGAGCTTAGACAGCAGCTCGCAGAACTCCACCATTtgcaaagcaaataaacaaatgaagaatATCAACCCTGGAGCACCCACCCAAACAAAATAGCACTTCCACAAGGAAGAGGCTACAGGACAGTGTTTACAAAATGCTCATTAAGGAAGTTGTGAGATAACACACGCTCATGTGCATCACACAAAGTTGAAGGcttgcatgcacgcacgcacacaccagcAAAGAGACCATAAGCACTGAGCAATGCAGAGCCCACCATATCATAGataagagacagaaagaaagagctggggagaagagagcagagcacagacagagactgacagaggagaggacacaACAGAGATGACTCGGAGGGACAAAGCCAAGCCTCGGCCACCCTGTCTCCGGAACTGCAGCCCCGTCGCGAAGGACATCAAAAGGTGTGCATGAGAATAAATGCTGTGAGATCTGGAATCGAGCAGCAGGAATACACTCTCCTGCACAGAGGCTCACACTGGTCAGTGCAAGGGTCAACAACACTACTGCCTGCTGCCAGGGAACCAGAACTTTTCAGCCAGTAAGAGAACTGACCACGATCTAAACTAACCTTTGGATTTAGGCGTTCAGGGATCACAATCATTTTATCTAATTGTTGCATCAGCCCATCCATCGATAATCAAAGAAGGCACAAAATAGAAAGCTGCAGATTGTTTTTCCCATGGCGAGCATTTGGGTCTCTCAACCGGGAACCATCTGCAGCTCCAAGActttgcttttgctgttttccaTCCTGCTACTCGAGCAGCTTCTCTGTGGACAGGGCAGCCCGATCTCCAACACCCATCAGAGGCATCGCCCCGCTCCGGGGCTGGGAGACGGGCACGGAGGGGTGGTGGATCCATCACTGCTGGAGCAGGACAACAACATGAGCATGCAGAGCCTGCTGGTGAGCCTGAAGGAACAGTTCCTGCGGACTTTCAACCTGTCTGGCTTGGGTCCCCCTCCCCTGCCTCCTGGAAGCACTCGAGAAGAGCCACCTGAGTACATGATGGAGCTCTACAACCGCTTCGCTAATGACCGCACTGCAATGCCCACCGCCAACATCATCCGCAGCTTCAAAAACGAAGGTAAGGATCCttttgctccatgtgatgaagcacTGTTGATCATACAGATCGATTAAAAATGAGAACTACTTTTTCTGTCATCGTTGCTTCCATGTTTATTGAAAATTCTTATGACAGTTTTCATTCAAATGTTATTCATATTTTCCTCATCACTTGCTGGTCTGCAAGGCCAAAGAATGTACAATAATCTGAGAACAAGGGTCGTCTTGTATACATGGACAGTTTTATGTAGCTTCAAGTgtgtacaaacaaaaaatgagtCAATTAAATTCAAGCCTTAGTCATGATCTTGTTCCTTTCTTCATCTCACTATTTTTACTcttaaaaataatgcattgcAGTTAATTAAGATAATAGTTAAATATTTCCCATGTAGGGATGACATTGAGGGCAAAATCCTCATTAGGGTTAGGTTAGGATAAGGTATGACTTTATTGCAGAATTGCACTGACAACCTAATAAAAAAATGAGCAGAGGTTTAACTTTATTTCTCTTGCCCAGACTCATCTGCCAGTGTTGTGGGTGTTGGAGGAGTGAGGCGCCACCCGCTCCTCTTTAATGTGTCAGTCCCCCATCATGAATGCATCACAGCAGCCGAGCTTCGCCTCTACACCCTTGTCCAGACTGACCGCCACCTCTATGCCGGTGTCGACCGCAAGGTCACTATCTACGAACTGGAATCGCATGACGAAGATGACAACATGACTGATGAGAACACCATGAGAGGCGATGGATTCAGAGGGGGCGGAGAGCGGATAGAGCTGGTGGAGTTGGCCTCACGCCAGGTCTATGGCACAGATAACGGCTGGGAGGCTTTTgacctcactgctgctgtccaaCGCTGGCGCAAATCTGACACCAGCACTACTCACCGGTTGGAAGTGCACATTGCCAGCATGGTTAATGAAGACACTGTTCAAGGTCTGACAGAGGACAGCAAAGACAGGGATCCACCTGAAGGGGACATGAAGATTGACACCAGccctgaggaaaaacacaaacctctgctgattgttttctctgATGACCAAAGCAGCGACCACCGTGATGACAAGCGCGAGCTGAACGAGATGATTGACCACGAAACTTCTAACATGGTTCTCCAGAATGACTTGGGGACAGACCTGAATGGGCTGTGGGGGGACCTGGGGAGGGACAGGGATGAGGAAGAAGTTGAGCCTGATGAAGAGGACCTGATCCAAATGCGCTCCAACCTGATCTACGACACAGCATCCCGCATTCGTCGCAACGCCAAGGGAAACCACTGCAAGAAACAATCTCTGTACGTAGAGTTCAAAGACATCGGATGGGACAGTTGGATCCTTGCACCCACTGGTTATGATGCCTTTGAGTGCACTGGCATTTGTTCTTTCCCACTGACGAAGCACGTCACACCCACCAAGCATGCCATTGTCCAAACATTGGTGAATATCAACAGTCCTCAGAAGGCGGCACGAGCTTGTTGTGTGCCCACCAAGCTGGATCCCATCTCGCTGCTGTATCTGGATGACACAGGCGTGGTCACCTACAAGTACAAATTTGAAGGCATGGTGGTGGCTGAGTGTGGCTGCAGATAGTCCATGCTTTGACTTTGACTCTTTGTAAAGTCTTACAGTAAGAGGAAAGACGCAGAACTAACAATAAGCTGTAAAAGGAGATAAGCCAATACTGTCTTCAGTAAAAGGACACTAGGAATCTCTGTGAGGGTTATGCAGTGATATTGGAAGTGAACATTCACTATTTATGACACTGTGCACGCTTCAAATGAATGAGCGTGGAAAAATACGTATATGTTTTAAACTGCAAACTAGAAACAAGTTCTTCATCTTACACGGCCAAAGGCATGAATCTGAGTTGCCATCATTCAGATAGTGGAGAGACAGTGTGCAGCAGATCTACAGTCAGCATGTCGCCAGTAGTGATGCCAAGGTGTGTCCTCATACTCACAAGAATAAAAAGGCACAAGCTTTCCCAAAGTACTGAACCGAACACATCTTACTGACTGTGCAGCCTGGTGGGAACTAGTGGGCCAGTTGtcccccaccctcctctctcccctgacatctgtcttcctcttcactTATCTCTGACTTCCCCACTCGATGCAAACACTAATCAGCACTTCATGTGTCCTGGCGCAGCGAAATGACCTCCCTGAGGCAACCTGACAAGACATGAACTCTCCAGGCccacctcctgcctcctgcagcctcctgaTACGTAGGCGCTGTGCAAGGGTCCTACTGGCAGGGTTATCTATCCCAACCCTGTTTCCCACTTCACATGCCTCTTTTCCACTCCCCCGAGCTACAGCGATAGCAAGGTGTGGGCAGTTGAGAAACATGTATGCCACCACTCAAGCTTGGAGAACTGGACACCATTCTGGGCAACATTTGAGGTGGTGGGATGGGGGAGTGGGACCGGACAAGAGGGCAAGGGTTGTCCACATTCCAAGGCAACAAACAATCTTAACTGGCTCAACTCTCTGACCGAGCACCATGTGCCCCAAACGTATCTCTCTGTGAGTCATGCATCACTTTTATGGTAAAAATGGCCTTTTTGGACAGTTATTATATGAAGGCTGAAATCAAGAGTGGAAAAGGAGATGCCTTGTAACATTCTCTTTGTGGATATACCCAAAGGAAATGCAGTTTCTTTTGTTAAAAGCCTTTTGATACCTCTGCTGCTTGTGTCAAAGAAAAGACTATTTATTGCtctaatttattaatttttacAACAGAGTAGAtaactatatatgtacatttgtaAGTTACTTAGTGTAGAGCAGGTTTTATATCTGTGACAATGCAT
The DNA window shown above is from Chelmon rostratus isolate fCheRos1 chromosome 5, fCheRos1.pri, whole genome shotgun sequence and carries:
- the bmp10 gene encoding bone morphogenetic protein 10, with amino-acid sequence MASIWVSQPGTICSSKTLLLLFSILLLEQLLCGQGSPISNTHQRHRPAPGLGDGHGGVVDPSLLEQDNNMSMQSLLVSLKEQFLRTFNLSGLGPPPLPPGSTREEPPEYMMELYNRFANDRTAMPTANIIRSFKNEDSSASVVGVGGVRRHPLLFNVSVPHHECITAAELRLYTLVQTDRHLYAGVDRKVTIYELESHDEDDNMTDENTMRGDGFRGGGERIELVELASRQVYGTDNGWEAFDLTAAVQRWRKSDTSTTHRLEVHIASMVNEDTVQGLTEDSKDRDPPEGDMKIDTSPEEKHKPLLIVFSDDQSSDHRDDKRELNEMIDHETSNMVLQNDLGTDLNGLWGDLGRDRDEEEVEPDEEDLIQMRSNLIYDTASRIRRNAKGNHCKKQSLYVEFKDIGWDSWILAPTGYDAFECTGICSFPLTKHVTPTKHAIVQTLVNINSPQKAARACCVPTKLDPISLLYLDDTGVVTYKYKFEGMVVAECGCR